A genomic stretch from Deinococcus humi includes:
- a CDS encoding ABC transporter permease, which yields MTVAPVVPEVKPRRLSASPDVQLIFWLAGALMLAACVLPWALLRPNRLASGVYMNLPAVWVGVCAVLALALPLSARFLVRMAPLLSGLALALGFYLLGARMSAAMLDQSDIARASASSGVWVWLLGAGTAVYGAGQIRVPGRLWAWLSWLWLPVLIVLALTGQLAAWSVLRELDAQQARFLQEVGQHLKLVLTGLGLAVLIGAPLAVWASRRPRAADAVLGFANGVQTIPSLALLGLLIAPLGALATALPFLRQVGVSGIGTAPALTALTLYALLPVLRNGLVALRGVSPGALDAARGMGMTDNQRFWRVQLPLALPVWLSGIRQAAVLLVGVASIAQLIGAGGLGYFIFSGLQTAASDLILLGAIPAALLAIGVDALLRGLEVLLARQWGRG from the coding sequence ATGACCGTTGCTCCCGTAGTGCCCGAGGTCAAGCCGCGCCGTCTGTCTGCCTCGCCGGACGTGCAGCTGATCTTCTGGCTGGCCGGCGCGTTGATGCTGGCGGCCTGTGTCCTGCCGTGGGCACTGTTGCGGCCTAACCGACTGGCATCGGGCGTGTATATGAACTTGCCTGCCGTGTGGGTGGGGGTATGCGCGGTCCTGGCGCTGGCCCTTCCCCTGTCGGCCCGCTTCCTGGTGCGGATGGCGCCGTTGCTGAGCGGTCTGGCACTGGCCCTGGGCTTCTACCTGCTGGGGGCCCGCATGAGCGCCGCCATGCTGGACCAATCTGACATCGCGCGGGCCAGCGCCAGCAGCGGGGTGTGGGTGTGGTTGCTGGGAGCGGGGACCGCGGTGTACGGCGCGGGCCAGATCAGGGTGCCGGGGCGCTTGTGGGCCTGGCTGTCCTGGCTGTGGCTGCCCGTGCTGATCGTGCTGGCGTTGACCGGGCAGCTGGCCGCATGGTCCGTGTTGCGCGAACTGGATGCCCAGCAGGCCCGCTTCCTGCAGGAGGTGGGGCAACACCTGAAGCTGGTGCTGACCGGGCTCGGCCTGGCCGTGCTGATCGGCGCTCCGCTGGCGGTGTGGGCCTCGCGTCGGCCCCGCGCGGCAGACGCCGTGCTGGGTTTTGCCAACGGCGTCCAGACCATTCCCAGTCTGGCGCTGCTGGGCCTGCTGATTGCGCCGCTGGGGGCGTTGGCCACCGCGCTGCCGTTTCTGCGGCAAGTCGGTGTCAGCGGGATCGGCACGGCTCCGGCGCTGACCGCCCTGACGCTGTACGCGCTGCTGCCCGTCCTGAGAAACGGGCTGGTGGCCCTGCGCGGCGTGTCGCCCGGAGCGCTGGACGCCGCACGCGGCATGGGCATGACTGACAATCAGCGCTTCTGGCGGGTGCAGTTGCCGCTGGCGCTGCCGGTGTGGCTCTCGGGCATCCGGCAGGCCGCGGTGCTGCTCGTGGGCGTCGCCAGCATCGCGCAGCTGATCGGTGCGGGCGGGCTGGGCTATTTCATCTTCAGCGGCCTGCAGACGGCGGCCAGCGATCTGATCCTGCTGGGCGCGATTCCCGCCGCGCTGCTGGCCATTGGGGTGGACGCCCTGCTGCGCGGCCTGGAAGTGCTGCTGGCGCGGCAGTGGGGGAGAGGGTGA
- a CDS encoding ABC transporter ATP-binding protein has protein sequence MIELQHLEKKYVNEASGETFYAVKDLSLTFPDGKITALLGPSGCGKTTTLRMINRLTEPTGGKILLDGQDIMAQRPEDLRRQIGYVIQQIGLFPHLSVLQNVATVPDLLGRPRAQTRERARALLELVGLEPGQFADKHPHELSGGQAQRVGVARALAADPPVLLMDEPFGALDPLARDKLQEAFLDIQRRLQKTIVLVTHDIDEALRLGDRVALLSAGELAQFGTPNALVRHPESEFVRQFLGEDALLRQLAGLTASQLARPGDATGLPQISGSLNVRSALSVMLGQRSDALAVLDEGGQVQGVLTWQALEEAG, from the coding sequence ATGATTGAACTTCAACACCTTGAGAAGAAGTACGTCAACGAGGCCTCCGGCGAGACGTTCTACGCCGTCAAGGACCTCAGCCTCACCTTTCCTGACGGCAAGATCACCGCGCTGCTGGGGCCTTCAGGCTGCGGCAAGACCACCACCCTGCGGATGATCAACCGCCTGACCGAGCCGACCGGGGGCAAGATTCTGCTGGACGGCCAGGACATCATGGCCCAGCGCCCCGAAGACCTGCGGCGGCAGATCGGCTACGTGATCCAGCAGATCGGGCTGTTTCCGCACCTGAGCGTGCTGCAGAACGTCGCCACCGTGCCCGATCTACTGGGCCGTCCCAGGGCGCAGACGCGCGAGCGGGCGCGTGCGCTGCTGGAACTGGTCGGTCTGGAGCCGGGGCAATTTGCCGACAAACACCCGCACGAGCTGTCCGGCGGGCAGGCGCAGCGGGTGGGGGTGGCCAGGGCGCTGGCCGCCGATCCTCCGGTGCTGCTGATGGACGAACCCTTCGGTGCCCTGGATCCTCTGGCCCGCGACAAGTTGCAGGAGGCGTTCCTGGACATCCAGCGCCGCTTGCAGAAAACCATCGTGCTGGTGACGCACGACATTGATGAGGCGTTGCGCCTGGGGGACCGTGTGGCGCTGTTGTCGGCCGGAGAACTGGCGCAGTTTGGCACGCCCAACGCGCTGGTGCGCCACCCCGAGAGCGAATTCGTGCGGCAGTTTCTGGGCGAGGACGCGCTGCTGCGCCAGCTGGCAGGCTTGACCGCCTCTCAACTGGCCCGGCCCGGCGACGCCACCGGCCTGCCGCAGATCAGCGGATCACTGAATGTCCGCAGTGCCCTGAGCGTCATGCTGGGCCAGCGCTCTGACGCCCTGGCGGTGCTGGACGAGGGCGGGCAGGTGCAGGGCGTATTGACGTGGCAGGCGCTGGAAGAGGCGGGATGA
- a CDS encoding ATP-binding protein — protein MTGTSASRIGMVLGTEDVTPTVFWFAVSSGASVQLDDLVVVETLKPDGRPVRFYGLVDNVRKRHEGVTFESDVEDVVAGILPASVSYAARVLVTRVDPENFIPPQPGDAVRHARGDDLKMALSADKMGQAGFPGGLLADGQPLPLNFRFVNGESGGHINISGISGVATKTSYALFLLHSIFRSGVMDRVAQESGGRMAGSSGGRAIIFNVKGEDLLFLDKPNSKVVKKEAEASANKGFAGDRYALLGLPMTPFRDTQFLAPPRAGTAGSAIVPHTDQRSEGVTPFVFTLREFCANRLLQYVFSDAGSSLNLGFVIGNIEEKLFRLAGAQSDRGTGLKVDDWQVDVSETPPEDLEFGDLGGVNLRTFEQLISYIEFKLLDDRDGEGDPKWVLKQAPGTLRAFTRRLRGVQKHLTPLIRGDLTEAEANRYRPNLLSGAQLSVVDIHNLSGPAQMFVVGVLLRQVFDHKERYGRQDTVFVVLDELNKYAPRDDGSPIKDILLEIAERGRSLGIILIGAQQTASEVERRIVSNAAIRVVGRLDLAEAERPEYRFLPQSFRARAGILQPGTMLVSQPDVPNPVLVNYPFPAWATRGDEVDDLAGRDVVEVGDEWLR, from the coding sequence ATGACCGGAACCTCGGCCAGCCGCATTGGCATGGTGCTGGGCACCGAGGACGTGACGCCTACCGTCTTCTGGTTTGCCGTGAGCAGCGGCGCAAGCGTGCAACTCGACGATCTGGTCGTGGTCGAAACCTTGAAGCCCGATGGCCGCCCGGTGCGCTTCTACGGTCTGGTGGACAACGTCCGCAAGCGGCACGAGGGTGTGACCTTCGAGTCCGACGTGGAGGATGTGGTGGCCGGCATCCTGCCCGCCAGCGTCAGCTATGCGGCGCGGGTGCTGGTCACGCGGGTGGACCCCGAGAACTTCATTCCGCCGCAACCTGGTGACGCGGTGCGGCACGCGCGCGGGGACGACCTGAAGATGGCCCTCAGCGCCGACAAGATGGGCCAGGCGGGTTTTCCCGGCGGACTGCTGGCAGACGGTCAGCCCTTGCCGCTCAATTTCCGCTTCGTCAACGGCGAGAGCGGCGGGCACATCAACATTTCCGGCATCTCGGGCGTGGCGACCAAGACCAGTTACGCGCTGTTCCTGCTGCACAGCATCTTCCGTAGCGGCGTGATGGACCGCGTGGCCCAGGAGAGTGGCGGGCGCATGGCGGGCAGTTCCGGCGGACGGGCGATCATCTTCAACGTCAAGGGCGAGGACCTGCTGTTTCTGGACAAACCCAACAGCAAGGTGGTGAAGAAGGAGGCCGAGGCCAGCGCTAACAAGGGCTTCGCCGGGGACCGTTACGCCCTGCTGGGCCTGCCGATGACCCCCTTCCGCGACACCCAGTTCCTGGCCCCGCCCCGCGCGGGCACGGCGGGCAGCGCGATTGTTCCCCACACCGATCAGCGCTCAGAGGGGGTCACGCCGTTCGTCTTTACCCTGCGCGAGTTCTGTGCCAACCGCCTGTTGCAGTACGTCTTCTCGGATGCGGGCAGCAGCCTGAACCTGGGCTTCGTGATCGGCAACATCGAGGAAAAGCTGTTTCGACTGGCCGGGGCGCAGAGCGACCGGGGCACCGGGCTCAAGGTGGACGACTGGCAGGTGGACGTGAGCGAGACCCCGCCCGAGGATCTCGAATTCGGTGATCTGGGCGGCGTCAATCTCCGCACCTTCGAGCAGTTGATCTCGTACATCGAGTTCAAACTGCTGGATGACCGCGACGGTGAGGGCGATCCCAAATGGGTGCTTAAGCAGGCACCGGGCACCCTGCGCGCCTTCACGCGGCGGCTGCGCGGCGTGCAGAAGCACCTGACGCCCCTGATTCGCGGCGATCTGACGGAAGCCGAGGCCAATCGCTACCGCCCCAATCTGCTGAGCGGCGCGCAGTTGAGCGTGGTGGACATTCACAACCTGTCCGGCCCGGCACAGATGTTTGTGGTGGGCGTGCTGCTGCGGCAGGTCTTTGACCACAAGGAAAGGTACGGGCGGCAGGACACCGTGTTCGTGGTGCTGGACGAGCTGAACAAGTACGCCCCGCGCGACGACGGCAGCCCGATCAAGGACATCCTGCTGGAGATCGCCGAGCGGGGCCGCTCGCTGGGCATTATCCTGATCGGCGCGCAGCAGACCGCCAGCGAAGTGGAGCGGCGGATCGTGTCCAACGCGGCCATCCGTGTGGTGGGCCGTCTGGATCTGGCCGAGGCCGAGCGCCCCGAATACCGTTTCCTGCCCCAGAGCTTCCGCGCCCGCGCGGGCATTCTGCAACCTGGCACCATGCTGGTGTCTCAGCCGGACGTGCCGAACCCCGTGCTGGTCAATTACCCCTTCCCCGCCTGGGCCACCCGCGGCGACGAGGTGGACGATCTGGCAGGCCGCGATGTGGTGGAGGTGGGCGACGAATGGCTGCGCTGA
- a CDS encoding ABC transporter permease: protein MTVARAARTRRGGSARLLALVWPALLLICLIPGVLSSLFAPLSAGIPPDTGGRPLWRLTLIHLELVLGAELIVLLIGVPLAVFVTRPGRAALMRLTETVTGLGQTVPTIAILALAVPTLGLGLPPTVLGLVLYGLVPVVSNGIAGLLAVDAGVLDAARGVGMTPRQRLLRVELPLSLPVLMAGIRTSTVYNVGTATIGAALGASGLGSLIINGLSQQNTGLVLIGAVLAGLLALSLDALLELLSPSPGER, encoded by the coding sequence GTGACGGTGGCCCGCGCCGCCAGGACGCGCCGGGGCGGCTCCGCACGGCTGCTGGCCTTGGTGTGGCCCGCACTCCTGCTGATCTGCCTGATTCCGGGGGTGCTGTCCAGTCTGTTCGCGCCGCTCTCGGCAGGGATTCCGCCGGACACCGGGGGACGGCCCCTGTGGCGGCTAACCCTGATTCATCTGGAACTGGTTCTGGGCGCGGAACTGATCGTGCTGCTGATCGGCGTGCCGCTGGCCGTGTTCGTGACCCGTCCGGGCCGCGCCGCCCTGATGCGCCTGACCGAGACGGTCACCGGATTGGGGCAGACGGTGCCCACCATCGCCATTCTGGCTCTGGCCGTGCCCACCCTGGGGCTGGGCCTGCCGCCCACCGTCCTGGGGCTGGTCCTGTACGGGCTGGTGCCGGTGGTGTCCAATGGGATTGCGGGGCTGCTGGCGGTGGACGCGGGGGTGCTGGACGCGGCGCGCGGCGTGGGCATGACGCCCCGGCAGCGCCTGCTGCGGGTGGAACTGCCCCTCAGCCTCCCGGTGCTGATGGCTGGAATCCGCACCAGCACGGTCTACAACGTCGGCACGGCGACGATTGGCGCGGCGCTGGGCGCGAGCGGCTTGGGCAGCCTGATCATCAACGGGTTGTCGCAGCAGAACACAGGGCTGGTGTTGATCGGCGCGGTGCTGGCCGGCTTGCTGGCCCTGAGCCTGGACGCATTGCTGGAACTGCTGTCGCCGTCGCCGGGCGAGCGGTAG
- a CDS encoding peroxiredoxin, which produces MTDPTPVPQTGETFPAFTLQDASGRAHSLNDYAGKYLVLYVYPKDDTPGCTKEACDFRDSAPLKALGAAVVGISADDASSHAQFAEKYSLPFPLLSDPDAAFLKAIGSYGPKNMYGKVTEGIKRQTFLIGPDGKLVKSWLAVSVEGHADAVAAAIEKDQAKRA; this is translated from the coding sequence ATGACAGATCCCACTCCCGTCCCCCAGACCGGCGAAACGTTTCCGGCCTTTACCCTGCAAGACGCCTCCGGCAGGGCACACAGCCTGAACGATTACGCGGGCAAGTACCTGGTGCTGTACGTGTACCCCAAAGACGACACGCCTGGCTGCACCAAGGAGGCCTGTGACTTTCGCGATAGCGCGCCGCTGAAGGCGCTCGGCGCGGCGGTCGTGGGCATCAGTGCCGACGACGCGAGCAGCCACGCCCAGTTTGCCGAGAAGTACAGCCTGCCCTTTCCGCTGCTGAGTGACCCGGACGCCGCTTTCCTGAAAGCAATCGGCTCGTACGGCCCCAAGAACATGTACGGCAAGGTCACCGAGGGCATCAAGCGTCAGACCTTTCTGATCGGCCCAGACGGCAAACTGGTCAAGAGCTGGCTGGCCGTATCGGTGGAGGGTCACGCGGACGCGGTGGCGGCAGCGATAGAAAAGGATCAGGCTAAGCGTGCTTGA
- a CDS encoding glycine betaine ABC transporter substrate-binding protein has translation MKVSTLTRSTFALLAASLLAAASAKPIVVGSKLDPEAQILGQMILLTLKNAGLETTDKTNLGDTGVNRKAILAGEIDVYPEYTGNAVYLFPAAKITPKQAGNPGTIYGLARQLDSKNGITWLKPANVNNTWVISVPQKLATAQKLKSVADLAKYIGAGGKFKIAGSPEYFSRPDTFPAFEAAYGFKLKPDQKLVLAGATPPQAQQAASNGTNGVNAAMAYGTDGTLAALSMVALTDPKGAQFVYQPAPIIRTSTLKENPQIEAALNKVFASLNASTLQGLNAKVALEGRTPQAVAQEYLKSKNLIK, from the coding sequence ATGAAAGTATCAACTCTGACCCGTTCAACATTTGCTCTCCTTGCCGCATCGCTGCTGGCTGCCGCCTCTGCCAAGCCCATTGTGGTGGGCAGCAAACTCGATCCCGAAGCGCAGATTCTGGGACAGATGATTCTGTTGACCCTCAAGAACGCGGGTCTGGAGACCACCGACAAGACCAATCTGGGTGACACCGGCGTGAACCGCAAGGCGATCCTGGCCGGAGAAATCGACGTGTACCCCGAGTACACCGGTAACGCGGTCTACCTGTTCCCGGCAGCCAAGATCACGCCCAAGCAGGCGGGCAATCCCGGAACCATCTACGGTCTGGCACGGCAACTGGACAGCAAGAACGGCATCACGTGGCTCAAGCCCGCCAACGTGAACAACACCTGGGTGATCTCGGTGCCGCAGAAGCTGGCGACGGCCCAGAAACTCAAGAGCGTGGCCGATCTGGCCAAGTACATTGGCGCCGGCGGCAAGTTCAAGATCGCGGGCAGTCCCGAGTACTTCAGCCGCCCCGACACCTTCCCTGCCTTTGAGGCCGCCTACGGCTTCAAGCTCAAGCCCGATCAGAAGCTGGTGCTGGCCGGCGCAACGCCTCCGCAGGCGCAGCAGGCTGCCTCCAACGGCACCAATGGTGTCAATGCGGCAATGGCTTACGGCACCGACGGCACCCTCGCGGCCCTGAGCATGGTGGCACTGACCGATCCCAAGGGCGCGCAGTTCGTGTACCAGCCTGCGCCGATCATCCGCACCAGCACGCTGAAGGAAAATCCGCAGATCGAGGCGGCCCTCAACAAGGTGTTTGCCAGCCTGAACGCCAGCACCCTGCAGGGGCTGAACGCCAAGGTGGCGCTGGAAGGTCGCACCCCGCAGGCGGTGGCTCAGGAATACCTGAAGTCCAAGAACCTGATCAAATAA
- a CDS encoding DNA double-strand break repair nuclease NurA → MRIRLDPWPVDTQDGQLTLKPFAGLVFNAETEVWAAIAPRDLPARLRRVLVVDGKPRMEARLLLDDEVGGLSLAGFGAFVAGAVDLCPHGTRQAELLEVAAQRVLAHSSESGAAVKAERLSPRNPHTGRLEYTPHVFSGSGLEGAKSKVQRLMLDAEAELSHRLASALPLDTSDPNALPDTLVLQDGPVRIGGAGRAVLGYVKTLHTDYLGADRIGLLGTLKPGERTPVLRFRVGDQGGGHDSAGQGSEGREQRFTWYVRLCDPPFYQHPLAGVMRLEMHAPEDSDFVPRGVLDIANLSGRLLCKLASMPHKDARAPQNLIPTAALEQAMGRAMGSAELVTRRIRSHLARELGRVEIEGAVA, encoded by the coding sequence ATGCGGATTCGTCTCGACCCCTGGCCGGTGGATACCCAGGATGGCCAACTGACCCTCAAGCCCTTTGCCGGGCTGGTCTTCAATGCGGAAACAGAGGTGTGGGCCGCCATCGCGCCACGTGACCTGCCGGCGCGGCTCCGGCGGGTGCTGGTCGTGGACGGCAAACCGCGCATGGAGGCCCGTCTGCTGCTCGACGACGAGGTGGGCGGTCTGAGCCTGGCGGGCTTCGGCGCTTTTGTGGCGGGCGCGGTGGACCTGTGCCCGCACGGCACGCGGCAGGCCGAACTGCTGGAGGTGGCCGCCCAGCGCGTTCTGGCCCACAGCAGCGAGAGCGGCGCGGCGGTGAAAGCAGAGCGGCTCAGCCCGCGCAATCCGCACACCGGACGGCTGGAGTACACGCCGCATGTCTTTTCGGGCAGCGGGCTGGAGGGGGCGAAAAGCAAGGTCCAGCGCCTGATGCTCGATGCCGAGGCCGAACTCAGCCACCGGCTGGCCTCCGCCCTGCCATTGGACACATCAGACCCCAACGCCCTGCCCGACACGCTGGTCCTGCAAGACGGTCCGGTGCGCATCGGTGGCGCGGGCCGCGCGGTGCTGGGCTACGTGAAGACGCTGCACACGGATTACCTGGGTGCGGACCGGATTGGCCTGCTGGGCACGCTGAAACCAGGCGAGCGGACCCCGGTCCTGCGCTTCCGGGTGGGCGATCAGGGGGGCGGTCACGACAGCGCCGGTCAGGGTAGTGAGGGCCGCGAGCAGCGCTTCACATGGTACGTGCGCCTGTGCGATCCGCCGTTCTACCAGCACCCTTTGGCAGGGGTGATGCGGCTGGAAATGCACGCCCCTGAAGACAGCGATTTCGTGCCGCGCGGTGTGCTGGACATTGCCAACCTGTCGGGGCGGCTGCTGTGCAAACTGGCCAGCATGCCGCACAAGGACGCCCGGGCGCCGCAGAACCTGATCCCCACCGCCGCGCTGGAACAGGCGATGGGCCGCGCGATGGGCAGCGCCGAACTGGTCACGCGCCGCATCCGCTCGCACCTGGCCCGCGAGCTGGGCCGGGTTGAAATCGAGGGGGCCGTGGCATGA
- the pulA gene encoding pullulanase-type alpha-1,6-glucosidase, with protein MKPLATLLTLALAASASAQTFPSVSVPLAALTQTAPVAQAAPQAAQPIPSNVLRVRYLRPDGKYDGWGLHIWEDAAKPTEWAAPLQQTGVDAGGAYWDVPLKDGAAKVGFIVHKGDEKDPGADMFADPTKGREVLVRSGQAEFAYVAQEPPVPANTARINYYRPDGKYEGWGLHVWEDTTKPTEWTAPLNQTGKNDFGVYWDVPLKTDWKKLNFIIHKGDEKDPGPDMTLAAEKGNQAWVVSGNTAVNTAKPDTSVRQVGDLMKQQAIMLGRDTVAVKPGVVQPGALLTLHSAPDASLKLTPAGVDGGTTLTLEPVEGGLTPAMKARVPYLANYTLLRVREEDRGKIDAALRGQLAVSSVMPDGTVLDATGMQTAWALDDLYAYSGPLGVTWAAGQPTVRVWAPTAQDVKLHVSDADGRNEKTVAMTRDAGGVWTAVGDTAWKGRAYLFETRVFSPATGKIETNLVTDPYSVGLTLNSTRSLLIDLNDAAQKPAGWEALKKPALRSVEDLSFYELHLRDFSAADSSVPAAQRGTYLAFTQSGSNGMKHLKALADAGLKAIHLLPTFDIATINEDKAAWKSVGSDLSKLPPNSEEQQKAVGAVKDADPYNWGYDPYHYMVPEGSYAVKADERTKEYRQMVMAINAAGLRVVQDVVFNHTNAAGQAERSVLDKIVPGYYHRLNVDGAVENSTCCSNTATEHTMMRRLMIDTLVLMARQYKVDGFRFDLMGHHMVEDMKAARAALDALTVQKDGVDGKKIYLYGEGWDFGEVQGGKRGVNATQLNLYGSGIGTFNDRIRDAVRGGNPFGGLQEQGFATGLVGLPNGQKGNTDTAKLLQLSDLLRVGLAGNLRDYTFTNAAGQSVTGAGIKYGDAPAGYAASPRETINYASAHDNQTLFDAVLLKAPQNATSAQRTRMQNLANSLILLGQGLPFSTSGDDLLRSKSFDTDSYNSGDWFNVIDWTGQTNGFGRGLPLAEKNADNWNLYRPLLGNPALKPSPADIQRAFDSYREFLRVRYSSDLFRLETAAKVQQNLTFLNTGPKQIPGVIAMKLSGAVGANNPYKNIVVVFNGSGKNVTVKDARLAGLNLSLHPVLAASTDPVVKTSNYVGNGVTVPGLTTAVFVGK; from the coding sequence ATGAAACCACTGGCGACGCTTCTGACGCTCGCGCTGGCTGCTTCGGCCTCTGCGCAGACCTTTCCTTCCGTTTCCGTCCCGCTGGCCGCGCTGACCCAGACCGCGCCGGTGGCCCAGGCGGCTCCCCAGGCCGCTCAGCCCATTCCCAGCAATGTCCTGCGCGTGCGCTACCTGCGCCCGGACGGCAAGTATGACGGCTGGGGCCTGCACATCTGGGAGGACGCCGCCAAACCCACCGAGTGGGCCGCGCCGCTCCAGCAGACGGGCGTGGACGCGGGCGGCGCGTACTGGGACGTGCCCCTGAAGGACGGCGCGGCCAAGGTGGGCTTCATCGTCCACAAGGGGGATGAGAAAGACCCCGGCGCGGACATGTTTGCCGATCCCACCAAAGGCCGTGAGGTGCTGGTTCGCAGCGGCCAGGCCGAGTTCGCCTACGTCGCGCAGGAGCCCCCCGTCCCTGCCAACACCGCCCGCATCAACTATTACCGCCCGGACGGCAAGTATGAGGGCTGGGGTCTGCATGTCTGGGAGGACACCACCAAACCCACCGAATGGACCGCGCCGCTGAACCAGACGGGCAAGAACGACTTCGGCGTCTACTGGGACGTGCCGTTAAAAACAGACTGGAAGAAGCTGAATTTCATCATTCACAAGGGCGACGAGAAGGACCCCGGTCCGGACATGACGTTGGCTGCCGAGAAGGGCAATCAGGCGTGGGTCGTCAGCGGAAATACGGCCGTCAATACGGCGAAACCCGATACCAGCGTGCGGCAGGTGGGGGACTTGATGAAACAACAGGCGATCATGCTGGGGCGTGACACGGTGGCGGTCAAGCCGGGAGTCGTGCAGCCGGGCGCGCTCCTGACGCTGCACAGCGCGCCGGATGCCTCGTTGAAGCTGACCCCGGCAGGGGTGGACGGTGGGACCACCCTCACACTGGAACCGGTAGAGGGCGGCCTGACCCCTGCCATGAAGGCCAGGGTGCCGTATCTGGCGAACTACACGCTGCTGCGCGTGCGCGAGGAAGACCGGGGCAAGATTGACGCGGCGCTCAGAGGCCAGCTGGCGGTGTCCTCGGTCATGCCGGACGGCACGGTGCTGGACGCGACGGGGATGCAGACGGCGTGGGCGCTGGATGATCTGTACGCCTACAGCGGACCGCTGGGCGTGACGTGGGCGGCGGGTCAGCCCACCGTGCGCGTCTGGGCACCGACGGCGCAGGACGTGAAACTGCACGTCAGCGATGCGGACGGCAGGAACGAGAAGACGGTCGCCATGACCCGGGATGCCGGTGGCGTGTGGACGGCGGTGGGTGATACGGCCTGGAAGGGCCGCGCCTATCTGTTTGAGACCAGGGTGTTCTCGCCCGCCACCGGCAAGATCGAGACCAATCTCGTCACCGATCCCTACTCTGTAGGACTAACGCTGAACAGCACGAGGAGCCTCCTGATTGATCTGAACGATGCGGCGCAGAAGCCCGCCGGGTGGGAGGCCCTCAAGAAGCCTGCGCTGCGCTCGGTGGAGGACCTGAGCTTCTACGAACTGCATCTGCGGGATTTCAGCGCCGCCGATTCCAGCGTCCCAGCAGCCCAGCGCGGCACCTATCTGGCCTTTACCCAGAGCGGAAGCAACGGCATGAAGCACCTCAAGGCGCTGGCCGACGCGGGCCTGAAAGCCATTCACCTGCTGCCCACCTTCGACATCGCCACCATCAACGAGGACAAGGCGGCCTGGAAGTCGGTGGGCAGTGACCTGAGCAAACTCCCGCCCAACAGCGAGGAGCAGCAGAAGGCGGTCGGCGCCGTCAAGGACGCCGATCCCTACAACTGGGGGTATGACCCGTACCACTACATGGTGCCGGAGGGCAGCTACGCCGTGAAGGCCGACGAGCGCACGAAGGAGTACCGCCAGATGGTCATGGCCATCAATGCCGCGGGCCTGCGGGTGGTTCAGGACGTGGTGTTCAACCACACCAACGCGGCGGGGCAGGCCGAGCGCAGCGTGCTGGATAAAATTGTTCCCGGCTATTACCACCGCCTGAATGTGGATGGTGCCGTGGAGAACTCGACGTGCTGCTCGAACACCGCCACCGAGCACACCATGATGCGGCGCCTGATGATCGACACGCTGGTGCTGATGGCGCGGCAGTACAAGGTGGACGGCTTCCGCTTTGACCTGATGGGCCACCACATGGTGGAGGACATGAAGGCGGCGCGAGCTGCCCTGGATGCCCTGACCGTCCAGAAAGACGGTGTCGACGGCAAAAAGATCTACCTCTACGGTGAAGGCTGGGACTTCGGCGAGGTGCAGGGGGGCAAGCGCGGCGTGAATGCCACGCAACTCAACCTGTACGGCTCCGGGATAGGAACCTTCAATGACCGCATCCGCGACGCGGTGCGCGGCGGCAACCCTTTCGGGGGCTTGCAGGAACAGGGCTTTGCTACCGGACTGGTCGGGTTGCCCAACGGCCAGAAGGGCAACACCGACACCGCCAAACTGTTGCAGCTCTCTGACCTGCTGCGGGTGGGCTTGGCTGGCAATCTGCGCGACTACACCTTCACCAACGCGGCGGGGCAGAGTGTGACGGGCGCCGGCATCAAGTACGGCGACGCGCCCGCCGGGTACGCGGCCAGCCCACGCGAAACCATCAACTACGCCAGCGCGCACGACAACCAGACCCTCTTTGACGCCGTGTTGCTCAAAGCCCCGCAGAACGCGACCTCGGCCCAGCGCACCCGGATGCAGAACCTCGCCAACAGCCTGATTCTGCTGGGGCAGGGGCTGCCGTTCAGCACGTCGGGCGATGATCTGCTGCGCTCCAAGAGCTTCGATACCGACAGCTACAACAGCGGCGACTGGTTCAACGTGATCGACTGGACGGGCCAGACCAACGGTTTTGGCCGGGGCCTGCCGCTGGCGGAAAAGAACGCGGACAACTGGAACCTGTACCGCCCCCTGCTGGGCAATCCGGCGCTGAAACCCAGCCCGGCCGACATTCAACGGGCCTTCGACTCCTACCGCGAGTTCCTGCGCGTGCGCTATTCCTCTGACCTGTTCCGGCTGGAGACGGCGGCGAAGGTGCAGCAGAATCTGACCTTCCTGAACACTGGCCCCAAGCAGATCCCTGGCGTGATTGCCATGAAACTCAGCGGTGCGGTGGGTGCGAACAACCCCTACAAAAATATTGTGGTGGTCTTTAACGGCAGCGGCAAGAACGTGACTGTGAAGGACGCCCGACTGGCGGGCCTGAACCTCAGCCTGCACCCCGTGCTGGCGGCCAGCACCGATCCCGTGGTCAAGACCAGTAACTATGTGGGCAATGGTGTGACCGTACCCGGCCTGACGACGGCGGTGTTCGTCGGCAAATGA